From one Amycolatopsis sp. FDAARGOS 1241 genomic stretch:
- a CDS encoding DUF1360 domain-containing protein: MTRDGPGPALRRIRARYSAGEDRPLAGYLGALGAYAGTVGALGALGRVAGVKLPRRWSPGDLALLALATFKGSRTLAKATVTSPLRAPFTRFEGPAGEDELNESVPVSGPQHAVGELLSCPFCLDVWVGTGLTAGLVAAPRATRLALTLLTALAGADVAHLLYDSAKKLAEL; the protein is encoded by the coding sequence ATGACCAGGGACGGACCAGGCCCCGCCTTGCGGCGCATCCGCGCGCGATACTCCGCCGGGGAAGACCGGCCGCTGGCAGGCTATCTCGGTGCGCTGGGCGCCTACGCCGGTACAGTCGGCGCGCTGGGCGCGCTCGGCCGGGTGGCGGGCGTGAAGCTGCCGCGCCGGTGGAGTCCCGGCGACCTCGCTCTGCTCGCGCTCGCGACCTTCAAGGGCTCTCGCACGCTGGCCAAGGCGACGGTGACCAGCCCTCTGCGTGCGCCTTTCACGCGGTTCGAAGGCCCGGCCGGTGAGGACGAGCTGAACGAGTCCGTCCCCGTCTCCGGGCCGCAGCACGCCGTCGGGGAGCTGCTGTCCTGCCCGTTCTGCCTCGACGTGTGGGTCGGCACGGGGTTGACGGCGGGGTTGGTCGCGGCACCGCGGGCGACCCGCCTCGCCCTGACCCTCCTGACGGCCCTGGCCGGCGCCGATGTGGCCCACCTGCTCTACGACAGCGCGAAGAAGCTCGCCGAGCTCTGA